The nucleotide sequence CATCGTTACGTTTCTTCCATTTACTATTGCCACCACGTCTTGCTGAGCTAAAGATATGCTACTTAAAACGATTGTTGTGAAAACAACAACTAGCAGGAGTTTCTTCATCCGTTATCCCCCTTTCGATATCCACCTGAATTTGAATCTTTCTTATTTTATAACTATATTCACCAGCTTGCCAGGAACGTAGAACGTATTTACGATTTGTTTTCCTTCGAGTTGTTTTTTCGCACTTTCAATAGCCATCTGTTTTATCTCTTCTTCATTCGCATCGGCTGGTACAACTACTTTGCCTCTTACTTTTCCATTCACCTGAACGACAACGGTTATCTCTTCTTCCTTCAGTGCGCTCGGATCGTATTCAGGCCATCTTTCCTCCACGATAAGCGACTCTTTTCCAATATCGTGCCACATCTCCTCTGCCATGTGCGGTGCGAATGGGGAGAGTATTAGTGCCAATTTTTCTGTAATCTCTCTGAGAAGTTCTTTGTTCGGTGTTGCAGTCTTTTCAAGGTAATCAGAGAGCTGGTTGTTGAACTCCATCAATCCTGCAATCGCCGTGTTGAACTTGAATCCGCCTTCTATGTCTTCTCTTATCTTCTTTATCATCGCGTGGAGTTTTCTTCTCAGGCTCTTTTCCTCTTTGCCGAATTCTTTTGTTCCAGCACCTTCAGAGTTAATTAATTCAATCATTTTGTAGTAGTTATTCCACAAACGTTTTATAAATCTGTGTACGCCTTCTATACCAGCATCATTCCATTCTGCGTCTTTTTCCGGTGGAGCCATAAAGAGTATGTACATCCTCAGCGTATCTGTTCCGTACTTTTCGATCATTTCGTCAGGCGAAACAACGTTGCCTTTAGATTTACTCATCTTCCATCCATCTTTGTATATCATTCCCTGCGTGAAGAGGTTCTTAAACGGTTCGTCGAATCCAACGTATCCGAGATCATAGAGTACTTTCGTGATGAAACGAGAGTAGAGCAGGTGAAGAACAGCATGTTCAACTCCGCCGATGTACTGGTCAACCGGCAGCCAGTAGTTGACGTCTTTGGTGTCAAATGGTTTGTCGTCGTCTTTCGGATTCACGTATCTCAGGTAGTACCATGAGCTGTCTACGAACGTATCCATCGTTTCAACTTCTCTGTGCGCAGGTCCCCCACATTTCGGACATGTTGTGTGTTTGAATTCTTCGCTGAGCGTGAGTGGTGATTGACCCGTTGGCAAGAATTCTACGTTTTCAGGCAGTTTCACCGGCAAGTCTTTTTCCGGCACAGGAACGATTCCACATTTTTCACAATAGACAACCGGAATTGGTGCTCCCCAGTATCTCTGCCTTGAGATGAGCCAGTCTCTGAGTTTGTATTGTACGCTTCTTTTTCCATAGCCTTTTTCTTCTATGTATTTACTTACTTCTTCAATTCCTTTCGTGCTTTCCAATCCGTCGAATGGACCGCTGTTAACCATTATGCCTTCTTCTTCGTACGGTTTTTCTTCTACGTTCCATTCCCCATCTTTCGGTTTTATAACCTGCTTAATCGGTAAGCCGTACGTCTTAGCAAAATCGAAATCCCTCTGGTCGTGTGCAGGGACTGCCATTATCGCACCAGTTCCGTATTCGTAGAGTATGTAATTGGCTACGTAGATCGGTATTTTCTCGCCGTTGAGTGGGTTTATGGCATATCTTCCAAGGAATACGCCTTCCTTTTTGGCTTCAAGGCTCGTTCTCTTGAACCTGTCTTCGAGCGCAACTTTAGCCAAGAATTCTTCGACCTCTTTTTTCTTGTCTTCTGTAACAAGTTCAAGCACGAGCGGCGATTCAGGAGCTATAGCCATGAATGTAACACCATATATCGTGTCGGGTCTTGTTGTGAATATCCTTATCTTCTTATCAAGCCCATCGACTGGGAAATCCACTTCCGCCCCGGTGCTCTTGCCTATCCAGTTTCTTTGCATCGTCTTTACGTGTTCGGGCCAGCCTGGTAACCTGTCGAGTCCTTCAAGCAGTTTTTCGGCATAGTCAGTAATTTTGAAATACCACTGCTCAAGATACTTCATCGTCACTGTCGTGCCACATCTTTCACATTTTCCATCTTTTACTTGTTCATTCGCAAGCACTGTTTGACAGCTCGGGCACCAGTTAACTGCGCCGGGTTTCTTGTAAGCAAGTCCTGCTTCGTAAAGCTTCAGAAATACCCACTGCGTCCATTTGTAGTAATCTTCCGTACATGTAATAACTTCTCTATTCCAGTCATACGTAATTCCAAGTTTCTTTATCTGCCCTCGTATTACCTTTATATTATCGAGTGTCCATTTTTTCGGGTGAATTTTATGTGCGATCGCTGCGTTTTCTGCTGGAAGTCCAAATGCGTCGTAGCCAAACGGATGTAGGACGTTGTAACCTTGCATTCTCTTGTACCTCGCAACGATGTCGCCAATTACGTAGTTCTTGACATGTCCTACGTGTAATGTTCCGGACGGATAAGGGAACATGACAAGGGCATAATACTTGGGTTTATCAGAATACTGAGGCGTGTCGAAAACTTTCTTTTCCTCCCATACTTTCTGCCATTTTCCTTCTATCTCTTGCGGTCTATACTCCTTCATCTGCTTTCCCTCCATTTGCGATTTTCTCAAATTGCAACTCAGTTCTTGATATATTATAACATATCTTCGATTTTTTTCACTTATTGTCACTGAAATAGTTGGATGTCGGAATTATGTTGTAGATGTCCACAAAATTATACATTTGTTTACAGAAAATTCATTGATAAAAAGTTCTAAGTAAAGCATTATTTTGATATAATTAAGTTGCAATAATTCTTCCATTTGTTTGACCACCAGAACAGCTTTATAACCGCAAAAAAACTGTATATGAAGGAAGGTGATTCTCTGTGGAATATCCGAGTTATTCCAGTAACAAGCCACCATAAACCAACAAATCTATAAGGAGGAGGTACTCACGATGAAGGTCAAACTACAGGTAGACCTCAGGAAACTCATCGAACGCGGCGATTTTCGCACCCTCAAGATGCTACTGGAAGACCAGGACGCCAATGTAGTTTACGAGATGATAGAAGAACTGCAGACATCGGAAAAGGCGATTGTCTTCCGCTTACTTCACAAAGAGTTAGCAGCGGAGGTCTTTTCCAAACTTGAGCCCGATGAACAAATTGAACTTATCAGAATGCTCACCGACGACGAGATTAAGTCCCTCTTTAAGAACATGGATCCCGCCGATAGAGCCGACTTGTTAGACGAGTTGCCCGCTGATGTTGTTACTAAACTGCTTTCTTTCTTGCCAAAGAGCGAGAGGGAACAGACAATAGAAGTACTGAATTACCCTGAAAATTCCGCAGGGCGTTTGATGTCGCCTTATTTTGTGTACGTGACAAAGACGATGACAGTCGAAGAGGCTCTGACTAAGGTGCGCAAGTTTGGAAAAGATGCTGAGACTATTTACACTATTTTCGTGGTCGAAGAGGATAGAACTCTGCTTGGGACTCTCCAGCTTGAGGATTTGATCTTTAGTGATCCAGATACTCCGATCGAAGAAATCTACTCGCCGGATCCCGTTTATGTCAAGACGACAACAGACCAAGAAGAGGTTGCAACAATTATGAAAAAATACGACCTCAACGCAATAGCTGTCGTCGATAACGATTTGAGGCTTGTGGGTATCGTAACAGTCGACGATATAGTTGACATCATAGATGAAGAAGCAACTGAGGATATTCACAAGATGGCCGGTATGAGCGCTATTCAAACATCTTATTTTCACACGCCAATATTAGTGTTTATTAAGAACAGGCTACCGTGGCTGATTGGATTGTTACTACTGCAGAGCGTAAGCGCTTTTATTATCCACAAATTCGAGAGTGTTTTGGCTGCGATACCTATCATCGCCGCGTTCATGACCACGATGGTAGATGCTGGCGGAAATGCTGGTAGTCAAAGTAGTACGCTCATTATAAGAAGCATGACGCTTGGAGATGTCGATCTGAAAGATTGGTTCAAGGTTTTTGTGAGGGAACTCATAATCGGCTTAATTATAGGCGGTGTCTTGGGTGTCGTTTTGTTCGTTCGAGGTCTTTTGATTTCAAATAATCTCTTAGTTAATCTCTCAGCTGGTATATCGATATTGCTCGTCATAATCTTTGCTAACGTTATCGGAGCTATGTTGCCGTTTCTTGGAAGGCTCATGAGGATAGACCCAGCAGTTATGGCAGGTCCACTGATTACCACAATCGCAGACCTTGGGGGTATATTGATTTACTTCTTGACTGTTAGCGCTATAGTCAACATTAAATAATATTCATAAGCTCTTACTGGGGGGAGCTGTATGGAACGTGAAGAGATTGAAAAGAAACTTCTGGAATCAATTGGAAAATTTGAAGAACACATCGAAAGGTATGAAAAGGAAATCGAGCAGTTGAACAACAAGCTCGAAAGGTTTGAAAGCGAACTTGACGATACATGGAATACTTTTCGAACGATCTTTTTAACATTGGTCATAATGTTCGTGATAGCAGCGATCACTTGGTTTTTCCCGTTCCAAGCCCGTGCGTACGGTTATCTTTCAACCGATGATGTGCAAAGAAAATTGGTAGCTCTAAGTGTAGAAGTACTGCTATTCGGTATTTTAATATTGTTAATGCTGGGTTCGGCACTTTCAAGGAGGTTTAGAAGATAGTAGATGGATAAATTGATAGTTAAGGGTGCAAGAGTACACAATTTAAAGAATATAGATGTTGTGATTCCAAAGAACAAGCTCGTTGTAATTACCGGGCTTTCCGGTTCTGGCAAGAGCTCTTTGGCAATGGATACCATCTTTATAGAAGGACAAAGGCGATATTTGGAGAGTCTATCAACGTACGCGAGGCAGTTCATAGGCGAATTGAAAAAGCCAGACGTTGATAGCATTGAAGGGCTTTCTCCAACAATTGCGATAGACCAAAAGAGCGTATCTCACAACCCGAGGTCGACAGTTGGAACCGTAACAGAGATATACGATTATCTGAGGGTACTCTACGCACAAATTGGAGTACCTCATTGTCCAAATTGCGGTAGTGAGCTTCAAAAGATGTCTGTTGATGAGATAGTTTCGCATGTTGTTAAGCATTTTCAAGGCAAGAGAGTGCTGATACTGTCTCCAATCGCTCGAGAAAAGAAGGGGACTTTTAAGGAAGAATTCGAAAGCTTCCTCAACAGAGGGTTCACACGCGTAGAGGTAGACGGGCAAGTTTACAGGCTCGAGGAGGTACCCGAGCTCAATAAAAACGTCAGGCACAATGTGAGTCTTGTGATAGATAGAATTGAAGTTTCAGGAGAAGACACACATAGGCTATTTCAATCGATCGAGCTTGCGTTAAAAGAGGGAAATGGCTTTGTTTTGGTTAGATCCGAAAGCGATGAGCATCTGTATTCTGAGAAACTTTCATGTCTTTCTTGCGGATTTTCGATGCCGGAGATCAATCCAAAGCTCTTTTCTTTTAACGCTCCATACGGAGCGTGTCCTGACTGTCACGGGCTCGGTTTTAAGCTTGAGGTCGATGAGGATTCTCTATTCGAAGAGGAACTTCCAATCATTCAGGGTTTGAGGATCGGCCACAAAGCTGATGGATGGCTACCCAGAAGGCTGGAACGCATCGTCAGAGAATACGGCGGAAATGTGGATAAACCCTTCTTTGAACAGCCATTAGAGGTTAAAGAGGCTGTGCTTTACGGCACTGAATATTTCGAAGGAATCGTTAGACTTGTTAAAGAGAGGTATGAAGAGTACACATCTGAAGAGATGCGCGAGTGGATCGTTGACAATTTCTTCGTTGAGCGCACTTGCCAGACGTGCAAAGGCAAAAGGCTTAGAAGGGAAGCGTTGAGCGTTACAATCGATAACTTAAGCATTATCGATTTCACCGAACTGCCGATATCAAAAGAGCTAAAAATAATCAGGAATCTGCCTGAAAAAATTACGCCAAAGCAGTATGAGGCAATAAGGGAACTATTACAAGAAATCGAAAAGCGCCTTGATTTCCTTGAACGCGTAGGACTTGGGTATCTTAGTCTTTCGAGAAATGTGAGAACTCTTTCAGGTGGTGAGGCGCAGAGGATAAGGCTCGCGACACAGATAGGCTCAAAGTTAACCGGAGTGA is from Fervidobacterium gondwanense DSM 13020 and encodes:
- the leuS gene encoding leucine--tRNA ligase; translation: MKEYRPQEIEGKWQKVWEEKKVFDTPQYSDKPKYYALVMFPYPSGTLHVGHVKNYVIGDIVARYKRMQGYNVLHPFGYDAFGLPAENAAIAHKIHPKKWTLDNIKVIRGQIKKLGITYDWNREVITCTEDYYKWTQWVFLKLYEAGLAYKKPGAVNWCPSCQTVLANEQVKDGKCERCGTTVTMKYLEQWYFKITDYAEKLLEGLDRLPGWPEHVKTMQRNWIGKSTGAEVDFPVDGLDKKIRIFTTRPDTIYGVTFMAIAPESPLVLELVTEDKKKEVEEFLAKVALEDRFKRTSLEAKKEGVFLGRYAINPLNGEKIPIYVANYILYEYGTGAIMAVPAHDQRDFDFAKTYGLPIKQVIKPKDGEWNVEEKPYEEEGIMVNSGPFDGLESTKGIEEVSKYIEEKGYGKRSVQYKLRDWLISRQRYWGAPIPVVYCEKCGIVPVPEKDLPVKLPENVEFLPTGQSPLTLSEEFKHTTCPKCGGPAHREVETMDTFVDSSWYYLRYVNPKDDDKPFDTKDVNYWLPVDQYIGGVEHAVLHLLYSRFITKVLYDLGYVGFDEPFKNLFTQGMIYKDGWKMSKSKGNVVSPDEMIEKYGTDTLRMYILFMAPPEKDAEWNDAGIEGVHRFIKRLWNNYYKMIELINSEGAGTKEFGKEEKSLRRKLHAMIKKIREDIEGGFKFNTAIAGLMEFNNQLSDYLEKTATPNKELLREITEKLALILSPFAPHMAEEMWHDIGKESLIVEERWPEYDPSALKEEEITVVVQVNGKVRGKVVVPADANEEEIKQMAIESAKKQLEGKQIVNTFYVPGKLVNIVIK
- the mgtE gene encoding magnesium transporter; this encodes MKVKLQVDLRKLIERGDFRTLKMLLEDQDANVVYEMIEELQTSEKAIVFRLLHKELAAEVFSKLEPDEQIELIRMLTDDEIKSLFKNMDPADRADLLDELPADVVTKLLSFLPKSEREQTIEVLNYPENSAGRLMSPYFVYVTKTMTVEEALTKVRKFGKDAETIYTIFVVEEDRTLLGTLQLEDLIFSDPDTPIEEIYSPDPVYVKTTTDQEEVATIMKKYDLNAIAVVDNDLRLVGIVTVDDIVDIIDEEATEDIHKMAGMSAIQTSYFHTPILVFIKNRLPWLIGLLLLQSVSAFIIHKFESVLAAIPIIAAFMTTMVDAGGNAGSQSSTLIIRSMTLGDVDLKDWFKVFVRELIIGLIIGGVLGVVLFVRGLLISNNLLVNLSAGISILLVIIFANVIGAMLPFLGRLMRIDPAVMAGPLITTIADLGGILIYFLTVSAIVNIK
- the uvrA gene encoding excinuclease ABC subunit UvrA; translation: MDKLIVKGARVHNLKNIDVVIPKNKLVVITGLSGSGKSSLAMDTIFIEGQRRYLESLSTYARQFIGELKKPDVDSIEGLSPTIAIDQKSVSHNPRSTVGTVTEIYDYLRVLYAQIGVPHCPNCGSELQKMSVDEIVSHVVKHFQGKRVLILSPIAREKKGTFKEEFESFLNRGFTRVEVDGQVYRLEEVPELNKNVRHNVSLVIDRIEVSGEDTHRLFQSIELALKEGNGFVLVRSESDEHLYSEKLSCLSCGFSMPEINPKLFSFNAPYGACPDCHGLGFKLEVDEDSLFEEELPIIQGLRIGHKADGWLPRRLERIVREYGGNVDKPFFEQPLEVKEAVLYGTEYFEGIVRLVKERYEEYTSEEMREWIVDNFFVERTCQTCKGKRLRREALSVTIDNLSIIDFTELPISKELKIIRNLPEKITPKQYEAIRELLQEIEKRLDFLERVGLGYLSLSRNVRTLSGGEAQRIRLATQIGSKLTGVIYVLDEPTIGLHQRDNSKLISMLKELRDLGNTVIVVEHDEEVIESADYIVDIGPRAGVNGGNVVFQGPVTEILKSESSLTGKYLSGRLKIEVPKERRRGNGNHIRIVGARHNNLKDLTVEFPLGTFICVTGVSGSGKSSLIIDTLYPAISNKLHRTRHEVGEHDRIEGLENIDKIIAIDQSPIGRTPRSNPATYTKVFDAIRELFAMTPEAKARGYDKGRFSFNVKGGRCEACTGQGVVKIEMMFLPEVYVECEVCKGKRYNSETLEVTYKGKNIADVLDMTVEEALEFFKNIPTIKDTLQVLYDVGLGYIKLGQPATTLSGGEAQRVKLASELRKKATGRTLYILDEPTVGLHFEDVKRLIEVLNRLVDKGNTVIVIEHNLDVIKSADYIIDLGPEGGDAGGYLVASGTPEEVAKVQNSWTGLYLKKILNSAKMGEEAS